The following are encoded in a window of Megachile rotundata isolate GNS110a chromosome 2, iyMegRotu1, whole genome shotgun sequence genomic DNA:
- the LOC100881781 gene encoding uncharacterized protein LOC100881781 yields MPFWNFIQNLFGLDNSKEPTIKGFFGYQNNDSFNDSFWQHNEDECNVSPFCRRNSQFNVFNDPFEMSRYFESQIDHMLKDFMVGFANEGFHTFTNSTPFISPHQENLRDKMLKPNCDILSPAVPKKDSDLDGKITPDNFSKVWDKQEPILVQEPKPFITGKCITKEYVRGPDGTVKQKQTIRDHEGNEETTISQRTGDKIYTVVVKKDKNGVETKTENFINTDGSELTDGNSFLKNEPSFNNIDLNFFSWEKFFNPNPKL; encoded by the exons ATGCCATTTTGGaactttattcaaaatttatttggttTAGATAATTCTAAAGAACCTACCATCAAAGG attttttgGCTATCAAAATAATGACAGCTTTAATGATTCATTTTGGCAACATAATGAAGATGAATGCAATGTTAG CCCATTTTGCAGGAGGAATAGCCAATTTAATGTTTTTAACGACCCATTTGAAATGTCACGATATTTTGAATCTCAAATAGATCATATGTTAAAGGATTTCATGGTTGGATTTGCTAATGAAG gatttcatacatttacaaattcaactCCATTCATTTCTCCACATCAGGAGAATTTGCGTGATAAAATGTTGAAACCCAATTGTGATATTTTAAGTCCAGCAGTACCAAAGAAGGATTCAGACTTAGATGGAAA GATTACTCCAGACAATTTCTCTAAAGTTTGGGATAAGCAAGAACCAATTCTAGTACAAGAACCTAAACCATTCATAACTGGAAAATGTATAACAAAAGAATATGTGCGTGGACCTGATGGCACTGTAAAGCAAAAACAAACAATTCGAGATCATGAAGGAAATGAGGAAACAACTATATCACAACGCACTGGTGACAAAATATACACAGTTGTTGTAAAAAAGGACAAGAATGGAGTAGAAAccaaaactgaaaattttatcaatACAGATGGTa GTGAATTGACAGATGGAAACtcgtttttaaaaaatgaacctAGCTTCAATAATAttgatttaaatttcttttcttgGGAAAAGTTCTTTAATCCCAATCCAAAATTATAA
- the RpLP1 gene encoding ribosomal protein LP1 — MSTKAELACIYSALILVDDDVAVTGEKIQTILKAANVEVESYWPGLFAKALEGVNVKELLTNIGSGVGSAPAAAPAAAAPASAEAAPAKEEKKKEEPEEESDDDMGFGLFD; from the exons ATGAGTACCAAAGCTGAACTCGCCTGCATTTATTCGGCATTAATTCTTGTCGATGATGACGTCGCTGTTACT GGCgaaaaaattcaaacaattttgaaagCCGCAAATGTTGAAGTGGAATCCTATTGGCCTGGACTTTTTGCTAAGGCTTTGGAGGGTGTAAATGTAAAAGAACTTCTTACAAATATTGGATCAGGAGTTGGAAGCGCACCAGCAGCAG CACCAGCAGCTGCAGCACCTGCCAGTGCAGAGGCTGCCCCagctaaagaagaaaagaagaaagaagaaccAGAAGAAGAATCAGATGATGATATGGGCTTTG GTTTATTCGACTAA
- the ND-13A gene encoding NADH dehydrogenase (ubiquinone) 13 kDa A subunit, whose translation MASLKVVKFFDACSRQPKVNFINIITRNVQDSSWEPPNKVTHTGQLYDKNDYRNVRFLNRQKEVNDNWAIKLIAEVPPASAKDRIVACDGGGGPLGHPKVYINLDKPGNHTCGYCGLRFYKEDHH comes from the exons ATGGCGAGTcttaaagttgtaaaatttttcGATGCTTGTAGTAGACAGCCTAaagttaatttcataaatataataACACGAAATGTGCAAGATAGCAGTTGGGAACCTCCCAACAAAGTAACTCATACTGGCCAG ttGTACGACAAAAATGATTACCGCAACGTAAGGTTCCTGAACAGACAGAAGGAAGTTAATGACAACTGGGCTATTAAATTGATAGCAGAAGTGCCCCCTGCATCTGCGAAGGATAGAATTGTGGCTTGTGATGGTGGTGGCGGACCTTTGGGACATCCAAAAGTTTACATTAATTtg gATAAACCTGGTAATCATACTTGTGGATATTGTGGACTAAGATTTTACAAAGAAGATCATCATTAA
- the Sys1 gene encoding sys1 golgi trafficking protein: MNNITGQFRKTMWDPILIISQIIAVQTVMYFCLGLWIWVVASLIGTTKSLDYAFHYKEIHVRDFTGQFIIVIFVLNALIGAFALWWLVQRTKQCMDFACTAHLIHLLCCWVYNASFPSSFSWWCLNIVSLSIMCVCGEFLCMKTELQAIPLGINNQKTAL; the protein is encoded by the coding sequence ATGAACAACATTACAGGACAATTTCGTAAAACAATGTGGGATCCAATTCTCATAATATCCCAAATAATAGCTGTACAAACTGTAATGTATTTTTGCCTTGGATTATGGATCTGGGTTGTTGCATCTTTGATAGGAACAACAAAATCATTGGATTATGCTTTTCATTATAAAGAAATACATGTTAGAGATTTTACAGGACaatttataatagtaatttttgtcttaAATGCATTAATCGGAGCATTTGCATTATGGTGGTTAGTGCAAAGAACAAAACAGTGTATGGATTTTGCTTGTACAGCACATTTGATACATTTGTTATGCTGTTGGGTGTATAATGCAAGTTTTCCCTCAAGTTTCAGTTGGTGGTGTCTAAATATTGTATCTTTAAGTATAATGTGTGTTTGTGGTGAATTCCTTTGTATGAAGACAGAATTACAGGCAATACCATTGGGTATAAATAATCAAAAAACAGCtttgtaa